From [Clostridium] symbiosum, a single genomic window includes:
- a CDS encoding ImmA/IrrE family metallo-endopeptidase, which translates to MEEYIKQKILSVYKECKINSFPLDCFMMLKHYGFTVRTYEEAKLKDPELYEAIRSYSDDAMKYHNYVYYNRWGNIGRIRFSLMHELGHHILKHKGESKKNEDEADYFASNILAPRSIMYSLKCRNAEDVHNIFEISYSAANRAWYDYRHGYRTSVDKEIKNWFFPEPLIPTATVDIVEHPAVPSACAESGAVYVPSKEFEERRAKALASIRRKRLKLQKQLSELEKDLKIIGGTDSDSAFSKAEYHYLYGNDL; encoded by the coding sequence TTGGAAGAGTATATTAAGCAGAAAATTTTATCCGTTTACAAAGAGTGCAAAATTAATTCATTTCCCTTAGATTGTTTTATGATGCTCAAACATTATGGTTTTACCGTACGAACATACGAAGAAGCAAAATTAAAAGATCCGGAACTTTATGAAGCTATACGCTCTTATTCCGATGATGCGATGAAGTATCACAATTATGTTTATTATAATCGCTGGGGTAATATTGGGCGAATTCGGTTTTCCCTTATGCATGAATTAGGACATCACATCCTTAAGCATAAAGGAGAAAGCAAGAAAAATGAAGATGAGGCTGATTATTTTGCCAGTAATATATTAGCGCCGCGATCCATCATGTATAGTTTAAAGTGTCGCAATGCTGAAGATGTTCATAATATCTTTGAGATATCCTACTCCGCTGCGAATCGTGCGTGGTATGATTATCGACATGGATATCGGACATCAGTTGACAAGGAAATTAAAAACTGGTTTTTCCCAGAGCCCCTAATACCAACTGCCACAGTAGATATAGTCGAACATCCTGCTGTCCCTTCAGCATGTGCTGAATCAGGTGCTGTTTATGTGCCATCAAAAGAATTTGAAGAACGACGCGCTAAAGCACTTGCCAGTATACGACGCAAACGTCTGAAGCTCCAAAAGCAACTCAGTGAATTGGAAAAAGACTTGAAGATAATAGGTGGCACTGATTCCGATAGTGCATTCTCAAAAGCAGAGTATCATTATCTATACGGAAATGACTTATGA
- a CDS encoding helix-turn-helix domain-containing protein, with the protein MIIDYIQEYDYPPSIREIADMAYCAQSTAHQYVQELIQAGELESDHPGMPRTLRLPERRSRIDGKALTEAIAGLSGCDGEDDYAKGWDDACETILRAMDEMI; encoded by the coding sequence GTGATTATTGATTACATACAGGAGTATGATTACCCGCCGTCGATACGAGAGATTGCTGATATGGCTTATTGTGCGCAGTCTACCGCACATCAATACGTGCAGGAGCTGATACAGGCCGGGGAATTGGAGAGCGATCATCCAGGTATGCCGCGTACTTTACGGCTACCGGAACGACGCAGCAGGATAGATGGTAAAGCACTGACAGAGGCCATAGCAGGATTATCTGGCTGTGACGGTGAGGATGATTATGCCAAGGGATGGGACGATGCATGCGAGACAATCCTGCGGGCAATGGACGAGATGATATGA
- a CDS encoding helix-turn-helix transcriptional regulator has protein sequence MITFEPFWETLKRKGISQYDLIHKYCMSRGMLDNLKHNRSITLNTLNDLCITYDCGITDVIGFERETNNLMILLTSTK, from the coding sequence ATGATTACCTTCGAGCCGTTTTGGGAGACGCTGAAACGAAAAGGAATCAGCCAATATGATTTAATCCATAAATACTGCATGAGCAGAGGCATGTTAGATAATTTAAAGCATAACAGAAGCATCACCCTGAACACATTGAACGACCTGTGTATTACATATGACTGCGGTATAACCGATGTAATTGGATTTGAGAGAGAAACAAATAATCTGATGATTTTGTTGACGTCAACAAAATGA
- a CDS encoding zinc ribbon domain-containing protein, whose amino-acid sequence MAEITMDNRMFYECPECGNEVELGDNYCQECGEPLEWKEDYEDLVEIL is encoded by the coding sequence ATGGCAGAAATAACAATGGATAACAGGATGTTTTATGAATGCCCGGAATGCGGAAATGAGGTTGAACTGGGAGACAATTATTGTCAGGAATGCGGGGAACCGCTGGAATGGAAAGAAGACTATGAGGATTTAGTGGAGATTTTATGA
- a CDS encoding DNA-binding protein: protein MYPNLLSAMETKNITFSQMADLLGCRYQTVSDNIRGNTEKGIYFDDAKKIWKVFFPEYDFMWLFLRNKNSA from the coding sequence GTGTATCCTAATTTACTTAGCGCGATGGAGACTAAAAATATTACATTTTCACAGATGGCGGATTTACTAGGATGTCGCTACCAAACTGTGAGTGACAACATTCGTGGCAACACAGAAAAAGGTATTTATTTTGATGACGCAAAAAAAATATGGAAAGTTTTTTTCCCAGAATATGATTTTATGTGGCTGTTTTTAAGAAACAAAAATAGTGCCTAA
- a CDS encoding helix-turn-helix transcriptional regulator, with product MEREEIIERLIKEQGLSLRAFAEKCGIPYTSFYTILNRTGIGRTSVDVVITICKNLGITVDDLERMVNENKSSFEPTYEDVEQLVARNGKKMSVEQKMRLIKLLSENE from the coding sequence ATGGAAAGAGAAGAAATAATTGAGCGATTGATAAAAGAACAGGGATTAAGCTTAAGAGCTTTCGCAGAAAAATGTGGCATTCCTTATACCAGCTTTTATACAATTTTAAATAGAACTGGTATTGGTAGGACAAGTGTGGATGTGGTAATTACTATTTGCAAAAATTTGGGTATAACTGTTGATGATTTAGAAAGAATGGTAAACGAAAATAAAAGTTCTTTTGAGCCAACATATGAAGATGTAGAACAATTAGTTGCTAGAAATGGTAAAAAAATGTCAGTGGAACAAAAGATGCGCCTGATCAAATTACTGTCCGAAAATGAATAA
- a CDS encoding putative HNHc nuclease, producing MNYFTDITGYRAAEEGIDLLVHLPQDIRYLIKRQNIRHAELTLDDGRRISIGQRKKIYATLRDISDYTGDPPEATKEWMKYGYIERTGSDYFSLSNCSMTTAREFINFLMDVCLQNGIILTESGLKRTDDINAYLIQCIRHKRCCICGRPADIHHVDAIGMGNDRRNFDDSENEIIALCREHHTQAHSLGNIRFMERYKVYGIKGYQATESENFGHFENITKM from the coding sequence GTGAACTACTTTACTGACATAACCGGATACCGGGCGGCGGAGGAGGGCATTGACCTGTTAGTCCACCTGCCGCAGGATATCCGCTATCTGATTAAACGCCAGAACATCCGCCACGCCGAGCTCACCCTGGACGACGGCCGTCGTATCTCCATCGGGCAGCGTAAGAAGATATATGCCACGCTCCGGGATATCAGCGACTATACTGGGGACCCGCCGGAGGCCACGAAAGAGTGGATGAAATATGGGTACATCGAAAGAACGGGGAGCGATTACTTCAGCCTCTCCAACTGCTCCATGACGACGGCGCGGGAGTTTATCAACTTTCTGATGGATGTCTGTCTGCAAAATGGGATTATCCTTACGGAGAGCGGATTGAAGCGGACGGACGATATCAACGCCTACCTGATTCAGTGTATCCGGCATAAGCGGTGTTGCATCTGTGGCCGTCCGGCCGATATTCACCATGTGGACGCGATCGGGATGGGCAATGACCGCCGGAATTTTGACGACAGCGAGAATGAGATTATCGCGCTGTGCCGGGAACACCACACACAGGCCCATAGCCTGGGGAACATCCGGTTTATGGAACGGTACAAGGTGTATGGGATTAAGGGATATCAGGCAACGGAGTCAGAGAACTTCGGCCATTTTGAAAATATAACAAAGATGTAG
- a CDS encoding HD domain-containing protein, protein MTSAQERIEGLLINSGRDGILNLIGYMRTAGFFTQPCSTQYHLAKEGGLAEHSLNVYEIMEQLRALLYPEIGTESVILCALLHDFGKCGQFGKYGYVPNMLTGRATKANPNPEPYQSPKKPYMSNPELLYVDHEVRSIQMAERYIRLTEEENWAILMHNGMYGPFKYQIQGKETPLYLLLHMADMWASRVVEREESADGESEV, encoded by the coding sequence ATGACATCAGCACAGGAAAGAATCGAAGGACTTTTAATCAACTCAGGACGAGATGGTATTTTAAATTTAATTGGCTACATGAGAACGGCAGGCTTTTTTACTCAGCCCTGCAGCACACAGTATCACCTTGCAAAGGAGGGCGGACTTGCAGAACACAGCTTGAATGTCTATGAAATCATGGAACAGCTCCGCGCATTGCTCTATCCAGAGATAGGGACGGAGAGCGTGATTCTCTGCGCGCTGCTTCACGATTTTGGAAAATGCGGTCAGTTTGGTAAGTATGGTTATGTCCCAAACATGCTGACCGGTCGGGCTACCAAGGCGAACCCGAACCCTGAACCATACCAGTCCCCTAAGAAGCCATACATGAGCAATCCGGAACTGCTGTATGTGGACCACGAGGTCCGCTCGATCCAGATGGCAGAGAGATACATCCGCCTAACAGAAGAAGAGAACTGGGCAATCCTGATGCATAACGGCATGTACGGACCATTTAAATACCAGATCCAGGGCAAGGAGACGCCGTTATATCTGCTGTTACATATGGCTGATATGTGGGCCTCCCGTGTCGTCGAGAGAGAGGAAAGCGCCGATGGAGAATCTGAAGTTTAG